One genomic segment of Rhodopirellula islandica includes these proteins:
- a CDS encoding SMP-30/gluconolactonase/LRE family protein yields the protein MSPAPETRVATPLNVPDSDALRFLPEGPMAMVGDGKLSWVGIQHGADVTHGSINVLELATQANQSFDLPGRPGFAFQCQTPGKFVAGVERSLGIFDTNSGEWTPFCEGVDDDVTNTIINDGLAFEDNLIFGTKDLAFAEKKAGLYLYRGSDQKLIRLRDDQICSNGKMIRRDDAGNLFLIDIDSPTRTIVEYSLDVAAGTMGEPRVVLDLTNDPGVPDGAILTPDGTGIIVAIFHPGVAEHGETRLYDLASGELRIVWQTPGSPQNTCPALVPQEGKLKLIITTAVENFSSEDQAKCPTAGRLFVGETDYAADDSFERTVWPV from the coding sequence ATGTCGCCCGCACCCGAGACTCGCGTTGCCACCCCACTGAATGTCCCCGACAGCGACGCCTTGCGTTTTCTGCCAGAAGGTCCGATGGCGATGGTGGGCGACGGCAAATTGTCTTGGGTTGGAATCCAACACGGTGCCGATGTGACTCACGGCAGCATCAACGTGTTGGAGCTTGCCACGCAAGCGAACCAGTCGTTTGATTTGCCGGGACGTCCCGGTTTCGCGTTCCAGTGTCAAACGCCGGGCAAGTTCGTTGCTGGTGTCGAACGTTCGCTGGGGATCTTCGACACCAACTCAGGTGAGTGGACGCCGTTCTGCGAGGGCGTGGACGACGACGTCACCAACACGATCATCAACGATGGCTTGGCATTCGAAGACAACTTGATCTTCGGAACGAAGGACTTGGCGTTCGCAGAAAAGAAAGCGGGGTTGTACCTGTACCGGGGGAGCGATCAAAAGCTGATCCGCCTGCGTGACGATCAAATCTGCAGCAACGGCAAGATGATCCGTCGAGACGATGCGGGCAATTTGTTCTTGATCGACATCGATTCGCCGACACGGACGATCGTGGAATATTCGTTGGACGTTGCCGCCGGAACGATGGGTGAGCCTCGCGTGGTGTTGGATCTGACAAACGACCCGGGCGTCCCTGACGGTGCGATTCTGACGCCCGATGGAACCGGCATCATTGTCGCGATTTTTCATCCCGGAGTGGCGGAGCACGGTGAGACTCGTCTTTACGATCTGGCGAGCGGTGAGCTTCGCATCGTGTGGCAAACACCAGGGTCGCCACAAAACACGTGTCCGGCATTGGTGCCTCAGGAAGGCAAACTGAAATTGATCATCACGACCGCCGTTGAAAACTTCAGTTCGGAAGATCAAGCCAAGTGCCCCACCGCAGGGCGACTGTTTGTTGGCGAAACGGATTACGCCGCAGACGATTCATTCGAACGAACCGTTTGGCCGGTTTGA
- a CDS encoding anthranilate synthase component II, with product MILLLDNYDSFVHNVARYLRVAARRNRTGNNLPMEDEPGKGLRTQVVRSDALTVEQIVKMRPSAIVISPGPHGPESAGCSLEVVRQLAGRIPILGICLGHQTIAAAYGAKVVVGPPMHGMAVPIRHRGVSVFAGLPSSLEVGRYHSLRVDATTLPESLEVTAWSADDPGLVMGLADHDRCVHGVQFHPESLLTQDGLAMFEHFIGLAQRHQPDEQPLNRNSRFQRSPLPTISISPTKTGGGVNP from the coding sequence TTGATCCTGTTACTCGATAACTACGACTCCTTCGTTCACAACGTGGCGCGGTATCTCCGCGTTGCCGCTCGTCGGAACCGCACTGGCAACAACCTGCCAATGGAAGACGAGCCCGGAAAAGGGCTGCGGACCCAGGTCGTCCGCAGCGACGCGCTGACGGTCGAACAAATCGTCAAAATGAGACCGAGTGCGATCGTGATTTCGCCCGGTCCCCACGGCCCCGAGTCCGCGGGTTGTTCTCTCGAAGTGGTCCGGCAACTCGCCGGCCGCATTCCCATTTTGGGAATCTGCCTGGGGCATCAGACGATCGCGGCGGCCTATGGAGCGAAAGTCGTGGTCGGCCCGCCGATGCACGGGATGGCGGTCCCCATAAGGCACCGTGGCGTCAGCGTTTTTGCAGGCTTGCCATCGTCGCTCGAAGTGGGGAGGTATCACTCGCTCCGTGTTGATGCGACCACCTTGCCGGAGTCTTTGGAAGTCACCGCCTGGTCCGCTGACGATCCCGGCCTGGTGATGGGATTGGCGGATCACGACCGCTGTGTGCACGGGGTTCAGTTTCATCCCGAATCGTTGTTGACCCAAGATGGACTGGCGATGTTCGAACACTTCATCGGTTTGGCTCAACGTCATCAGCCCGATGAGCAACCGCTCAACCGCAATTCAAGGTTTCAACGCAGCCCACTGCCAACCATTTCAATCTCGCCGACCAAAACCGGCGGAGGCGTGAATCCATGA
- a CDS encoding ExbD/TolR family protein yields the protein MKIRNRETSQGTELNMTSMIDIVFLLLIFFVMTFKIVEMEGDFSIKMPLAGQGSSSLDPTDLPLKLRLRSDAAGSLAGIELNDIQMGNDATSFDKLRAKVVGMIGSSTPTEVEAGEGPEIEIDTDYNLRYEYVIRAITAVSGYKDGDQVVKLIEKIKFAKPRR from the coding sequence ATGAAGATTCGCAACCGCGAAACCAGCCAGGGCACTGAGCTGAACATGACCAGCATGATTGACATTGTCTTTCTGCTGCTGATCTTCTTTGTGATGACGTTCAAAATTGTCGAGATGGAAGGCGACTTCAGCATCAAGATGCCGCTGGCCGGTCAGGGCAGCAGCAGCCTGGATCCAACCGACCTGCCGTTGAAACTGCGACTTCGATCCGACGCCGCAGGATCCTTGGCTGGGATTGAACTGAATGACATTCAGATGGGCAACGACGCGACCAGCTTCGACAAACTGCGTGCGAAGGTCGTTGGGATGATCGGTTCGTCAACGCCCACGGAGGTCGAAGCGGGCGAGGGGCCGGAAATCGAAATCGACACGGACTACAACTTGCGGTACGAATACGTGATTCGGGCGATCACCGCGGTCAGTGGTTACAAAGACGGCGATCAGGTGGTCAAATTGATCGAGAAGATCAAATTCGCCAAACCGCGGCGTTGA
- a CDS encoding DUF4404 family protein: MRSELDAAIAHLHEQLADIDDLDPAEIERLKSELDEIRETLDEQDVNSATLAERWKTQVEHFRESYPVLTENAGRVADMLAQMGI; the protein is encoded by the coding sequence ATGCGAAGCGAATTGGACGCTGCGATTGCTCACCTTCATGAACAACTCGCAGACATTGACGATCTGGACCCCGCTGAAATCGAACGACTCAAATCCGAACTCGATGAGATTCGTGAAACGCTGGATGAGCAAGATGTGAATTCAGCGACGCTGGCCGAGCGTTGGAAAACGCAGGTCGAACATTTTCGTGAGTCGTATCCGGTGCTGACCGAAAACGCGGGCCGTGTCGCGGACATGTTGGCACAGATGGGAATCTGA
- a CDS encoding GHMP family kinase ATP-binding protein: MSVEVQTGARLHFGLLDVAPPFGGCGVMIDGPPTRVRVSAASAFASDVRHHDRIAGIVQRWQQMTGNASPPAVAIEVLHAAPSHHGLGSGTQLSLAIADALLKQTSGETPAREQVLQLANRGRRSAVGSHGFFEPGLIVEGLDRQRSRGTQLNPIDQRIQLPDAWRVGVVLMDEVSSAETISGDEEQQQFDALQPAHPDDRSRLVGILTEEMIPAIARKDFSRFADAVTQYNRSSGELFAPVQGGPYNGDATTRLIEQLIAVGLHGVGQSSWGPGVFTWFETEQAAQQAALNWGERFPGTRLLVQRPLANANSLGRPKA; this comes from the coding sequence ATGAGCGTCGAAGTTCAAACGGGCGCGCGTCTGCACTTTGGATTGCTGGACGTCGCACCGCCGTTTGGCGGTTGTGGGGTGATGATCGATGGCCCGCCCACCCGTGTTCGCGTGAGTGCAGCCTCCGCCTTCGCATCGGACGTTCGACATCACGACCGAATTGCGGGAATCGTCCAGCGTTGGCAACAGATGACCGGCAACGCCTCGCCTCCGGCGGTTGCCATCGAAGTCCTTCACGCCGCTCCGTCGCACCATGGTTTGGGAAGCGGGACTCAGCTGTCACTCGCCATTGCCGATGCCTTGCTGAAACAAACATCCGGTGAAACGCCCGCTCGAGAGCAAGTTCTCCAACTGGCCAACCGAGGCCGGCGGAGCGCCGTTGGTTCGCATGGATTCTTTGAACCCGGTTTGATCGTGGAAGGTCTCGACCGCCAACGATCGAGAGGAACCCAACTCAACCCAATCGACCAGCGAATCCAACTTCCTGATGCATGGCGGGTTGGTGTGGTGTTGATGGACGAAGTGTCCTCCGCGGAAACCATCAGCGGCGACGAAGAACAACAGCAATTCGACGCGTTGCAACCGGCGCACCCTGATGATCGTTCACGACTCGTTGGAATTCTCACCGAAGAGATGATCCCCGCGATCGCGAGAAAGGATTTCTCGAGATTCGCAGACGCCGTGACCCAGTACAACCGATCCAGTGGCGAACTGTTTGCTCCAGTTCAAGGCGGTCCCTACAACGGCGATGCCACAACGCGGCTGATTGAACAATTGATCGCCGTTGGATTGCACGGCGTTGGACAGAGCAGTTGGGGCCCCGGTGTGTTCACTTGGTTTGAAACGGAGCAGGCTGCTCAACAAGCCGCACTGAATTGGGGAGAACGATTCCCTGGAACACGCTTGCTCGTCCAACGCCCACTCGCCAATGCCAATTCTCTCGGGCGCCCAAAGGCCTGA
- a CDS encoding DUF447 domain-containing protein yields MILESLVTTLDAQGRVNLAPLGPIVHPSASAEGLPTFLLRPYQGSTTCTNLLDNGNAVIHVIDDALLIAQTAIGKVDASELVIPVPGLESSHVRLTHCHRWFAIRVTHRAGTPPRHELTASCLDSQIVDPFFGFNRAKHAVIEAAIAATRLHLLPDEEISEELRRAAIAVEKTGGDDEREALQLIEQHVRETNVS; encoded by the coding sequence ATGATTTTGGAATCACTCGTCACCACCTTGGACGCACAGGGCCGCGTCAACCTGGCTCCGCTGGGGCCAATCGTGCATCCCTCTGCTTCCGCTGAGGGCTTGCCCACGTTTTTACTGCGGCCCTACCAGGGTTCCACGACCTGCACGAATCTTCTCGACAATGGCAACGCCGTCATTCATGTGATCGACGACGCCTTGTTGATCGCTCAAACGGCAATTGGAAAGGTCGATGCATCGGAGTTGGTCATTCCTGTGCCTGGACTGGAAAGCTCGCACGTTCGGCTGACGCACTGCCATCGCTGGTTCGCGATTCGCGTGACGCACCGTGCCGGTACACCGCCCAGACATGAACTGACAGCGAGTTGCTTGGATTCCCAGATCGTGGATCCCTTCTTTGGATTCAATCGTGCCAAACACGCGGTGATCGAAGCGGCAATCGCCGCGACCCGTTTGCATCTGTTGCCGGACGAAGAAATCTCAGAAGAACTCAGACGTGCCGCGATCGCCGTTGAGAAGACAGGCGGCGACGACGAACGAGAAGCGTTGCAACTGATTGAACAACACGTGCGAGAGACGAATGTCTCATGA
- a CDS encoding MotA/TolQ/ExbB proton channel family protein, protein MMRPAELLAPRTWLFCVGLVLASLVLFGTSPTTSFAQDDAMAEFGEDPVAEQPAEPAGPGAAEQPVGDAGAANAGGGNANTAPPAADQSLLAWVFESLGAAYLIVFLALSVTLVSLFVMNMLAARRDTLCPTELVEEFSQRIAANDNQGAYDLAKADESVLGQVLAAGLAKVSKGYSKAIEAMQEVGEEESMKLEHRLSYMALIGNLSPMIGLFGTVQGMISSFQVIATGGSTPKPSDLAAGISTALFTTLVGLAVAIPAIAAYNILRNRVARLLLEVGVESENLMSKFEDLSPKSGARG, encoded by the coding sequence ATGATGCGTCCTGCTGAACTGTTGGCTCCTCGAACTTGGCTCTTCTGTGTGGGTCTTGTTCTCGCTTCTTTGGTTTTGTTCGGGACGTCGCCCACGACCAGCTTCGCTCAAGACGATGCGATGGCGGAGTTCGGCGAAGATCCTGTCGCGGAACAACCTGCCGAGCCGGCTGGTCCCGGTGCCGCGGAGCAACCCGTTGGTGACGCAGGGGCAGCCAATGCAGGCGGTGGCAACGCCAACACGGCTCCTCCAGCCGCTGATCAATCACTCTTGGCATGGGTCTTTGAATCCTTGGGGGCCGCCTACCTGATCGTCTTCTTGGCGCTGTCAGTGACGCTGGTGTCTCTGTTCGTCATGAACATGTTGGCAGCACGACGCGACACGCTGTGCCCGACGGAATTGGTCGAAGAGTTCAGCCAACGCATCGCGGCCAACGACAACCAAGGTGCTTATGACCTCGCGAAAGCCGACGAGTCCGTGCTAGGTCAGGTTCTGGCGGCCGGGTTGGCGAAGGTCAGCAAAGGATACAGCAAAGCAATCGAAGCGATGCAGGAAGTCGGCGAAGAGGAAAGCATGAAGCTTGAGCACCGTCTGAGCTACATGGCCTTGATCGGCAACCTGTCGCCCATGATCGGATTGTTCGGAACGGTTCAGGGGATGATCTCCTCGTTCCAAGTCATCGCGACTGGCGGTTCAACGCCCAAACCATCTGATTTGGCGGCCGGTATTTCGACCGCTTTGTTCACCACGCTGGTTGGCCTTGCCGTCGCGATTCCCGCGATTGCGGCCTACAACATTCTTCGCAACCGCGTCGCTCGACTGCTGCTGGAAGTCGGCGTGGAAAGCGAAAACCTGATGAGCAAGTTTGAAGACCTGTCGCCTAAGTCCGGAGCCCGTGGCTGA
- a CDS encoding tRNA (cytidine(34)-2'-O)-methyltransferase, giving the protein MSDSPPLSAVTPAHVVLYQPEIPQNTGNIGRTCVAVGAKLWIVEPASFQFDEKRLRRAGLDYWQYLDWEPVPSWEALCEQLDPERFFFFSKFAKRTVWEADFALGDVLVFGRETSGLPATILKPHDPRALRLPMREQVRSLNLSVTAGIALYEHQRQTTTIS; this is encoded by the coding sequence ATGTCCGACAGTCCACCCTTATCCGCCGTAACGCCTGCCCACGTCGTCCTCTATCAACCGGAAATCCCCCAGAACACGGGGAATATCGGTCGCACCTGCGTGGCAGTGGGTGCCAAACTGTGGATCGTCGAACCAGCTTCGTTTCAGTTCGATGAAAAGCGATTGCGTCGAGCCGGGTTGGACTACTGGCAGTACCTGGACTGGGAACCGGTCCCGTCCTGGGAGGCTCTGTGTGAGCAACTGGATCCAGAACGGTTCTTCTTCTTTTCAAAGTTCGCCAAGCGGACCGTTTGGGAAGCCGATTTTGCGTTGGGAGATGTGTTGGTGTTCGGCCGCGAAACCAGTGGGTTGCCCGCGACAATTTTGAAGCCCCATGATCCGAGAGCATTGCGGTTGCCAATGAGAGAACAAGTCCGAAGTTTGAATTTGAGCGTCACCGCCGGAATCGCGTTGTACGAACATCAACGTCAAACAACGACCATCTCGTAA
- a CDS encoding ExbD/TolR family protein, whose amino-acid sequence MRVKRTEVDMAEGDMTPMIDMTFQLIAFFMVLINFAQTEANDNVVLPNSRLVKPPEVALEFPIILHVGADGRVFLGGDDYTAETLRIGLDRELAVVRAEGKAVSDANVIIRGHKDVAAGEVQEIIRVCQDSKLENFALRVKEDRS is encoded by the coding sequence ATGCGAGTCAAACGCACCGAAGTCGACATGGCGGAAGGTGACATGACGCCGATGATCGACATGACGTTTCAGTTGATCGCCTTCTTCATGGTCCTGATCAATTTCGCTCAGACGGAAGCCAACGACAACGTGGTGTTGCCGAACAGTCGCTTGGTCAAACCGCCCGAAGTCGCGCTTGAGTTTCCGATCATCCTGCACGTCGGTGCAGACGGTCGAGTCTTTTTGGGCGGAGACGACTACACCGCTGAAACACTCCGCATTGGGCTGGATCGGGAATTGGCTGTGGTTCGTGCCGAAGGCAAAGCTGTCAGCGATGCCAACGTGATCATCCGCGGGCACAAAGATGTCGCCGCTGGTGAGGTCCAAGAGATCATCCGGGTCTGCCAGGATTCCAAGCTGGAGAACTTTGCCTTGCGGGTCAAAGAGGATCGCTCATGA
- a CDS encoding transposase, which translates to MNSEPIAFFITFTVYGSFLQGDRRWWRSRTDGVKPPQPKLEQWHRDRLKHDVLLLHTDQRVSLKGELMRLSNHCGWRLWRANPRSNHVHVVVTAHGLAGHKVLSQIKANCTRVLRERWPVFIGRPVWTSGGDCEFIDREEELERVIRYVDEAQDRVGREA; encoded by the coding sequence GTGAATTCCGAGCCAATTGCCTTTTTCATCACCTTCACTGTCTACGGATCGTTTTTGCAGGGTGATCGGCGATGGTGGCGATCGCGGACGGACGGGGTGAAACCGCCGCAGCCGAAGCTTGAACAATGGCATCGCGATCGACTGAAACACGATGTCCTGTTGCTTCACACTGATCAACGTGTTTCGCTCAAGGGGGAACTCATGCGGCTTTCCAACCACTGTGGTTGGAGACTGTGGAGAGCCAACCCGCGCTCCAATCACGTGCATGTGGTCGTCACGGCACATGGATTGGCCGGACACAAGGTTTTGAGTCAGATCAAGGCAAACTGCACCCGCGTGTTGCGAGAACGCTGGCCCGTTTTCATCGGACGTCCTGTCTGGACGTCCGGTGGTGATTGTGAGTTCATCGATCGGGAGGAAGAACTTGAACGCGTGATTCGCTACGTCGATGAGGCGCAAGATCGAGTTGGACGCGAAGCGTGA